The sequence CTTGCCTAACGACTATTCCTTTTCTCTTCTCACAGAAAGAGGTCTTGCGGCAAAAGATTCGTCTATCCACACAGGTGTGAAACCTTACATACATTTCTTCTCGAATAAATACATCCATGTGGCAGATAGTCATCGGGTATTTAAATACATAAACGACGATCCGGCCATCGACCTAGTTTTCTACAAACATTTTTTCAGGGTAGAGCCTAAAAAAGAAAAATTCAAATTGCGGCTTGATCCGCTTTTAAATTTAGAATACGGAGAAGATCCTTCTGATAAAAAACTAAGAAGAGCTTTTGTGAATACCCGCGGGGTAATTGCCAGTGGATATGTGGGTGACAAAGTTTATTTTGAAAGTTTGTTTGCCGAAAGTCAATCGGTATTTCCCAGGTATATGGCCAATGTGGCCAATGCAACGTCTGTTGTTCCCGGCCAGGGGCGCTGGAAACAATTTAAATCACAGGGTTATGACTACGCATTCTCTTCAGGCTTTGTTTCTGTTCAGGCTTTAAAAAATCTGAATATACAGGTAGGGCATGGCAAACACAAGATCGGAAACGGTTACCGCTCTCTTCTATTAAGCGACAATGCTTTTAATTATCCGTATGCAAAAATAACGCAACAGTGGTTTAAAGGGCGGGTTCAATACAGTAATATCTATTCAGTATTTATGAACCTTGTTTCTGCCTCAAAAGTGATTAATCCAAATACCGAGCGTTTATTTCAGAAGAAGGCCGGTTCTTTCCAGTATTTAAGCCTAAATGTTAATAAGAGTTTTAACCTTGGCTTTTTCCAGGGAATGATCTGGCAGTCGGGAGATGAGCGCAACAAGCAGCATTTGAAGTGGCAGTATTTTAACCCTCTAATTTATACGAACCTCTTAAGTTATGGTTTGGATAACAGAAATAACATTGTTACTGGCTTAGATGCGAAATACAAACTCAGTAATAAAATAGCCATTTATGGCCAGCTGATGTTGGATAAAACTAAGACAGATTCATCTGCCAGCCGTTGGGGTTGGCAAGGCGGCATCAACTACTTTGATGCTCTTGGAGTTAAAAACCTTTTCCTGCAGGTAGAGTATAATTATGTAAAAAAAGACAGTTATTTAAATGCAAATACCATCAACAGTGATCAATCTTATTCACACTACAATCAAAATTTAGCCTACACACCGGGTAGCGGCAACGAACTTGTTTTTCTTGCTGATTACAAAATAAAACGTTTCTTTTTCAACTTTAAATACAACTATCAGCAGGTTCCTCAGAATTCTTCTGTATCTGAGAGCTTTAGTTACATCAACATCGTAAACGCAAAAGTGGGATATCTTATAAACCCGGCGTATAATTTAAACATCTCCTTCGGAATGCTCCATAGAACTCAAAATTTTTCTATCTTTAACACTTTGAATAACGAAACAAATTATCTCTACGTGGCCATAAGGACAAGTCTTTATAATTTGTATTACGACTTTTAAATGGCTGCATTAATACTTGTTTTTCTAACTTCTTTTATCGTAGTCCTCTACTCTACTCCTGCTTTAATTAAAGTGGCGGTATTAAAACGACTCATTGATACACCCAGCGAGGAACGTAAAATACATAAGCGTTCTGTGCCAACCATTGGTGGAATTATTATTTATGCAGGAACTTTGTTTGCCTACGCGCTTTGGTACAATGTTCCTGAAGGAGCGTATTACGATACCATTTTTAAATCCATTAATGAATTTAAACTGATCATTGCTACAAGCCTGATTCTATTTTTTGTTGGCGTAAAAGATGACATTATAGGCACAGCCCCGGTTAAAAAGCTATTTGCTCACATTGTTGTAGCGCTTATTCTTGTTTTAATGGGAGATATACGTATTACGGGGCTGCACGGGATTTTCGGTGTATCAGGAATTCCTTACTGGGGAAGTGTTTTTATTTCCATTTTTACTTATGTAGTAGTTGTAAATGCATTTAATCTTATTGATGGTGTAGATGGCCTCGCAGCGGGGGTAGGATTTCTGAGTTCTTGCGCATTTGGCATCTGGTTTATTTTTGCAAATGAATTTGCTTATGCGGCTTTATGTTTTGCCCTTGCCGGCGCTTTAACCGGATTCTTAATTTTTAATTTCTCTCCGGCGAAGATTTTTATGGGCGATTCAGGCTCTCTCGTAATAGGGATGTTTATTTGTGTACTGGCAATTAAAATGATAGAGTATCCTATTGATCAGATAGATGGTTTTTGGGTTCATGTAAGCAAACCTGTATTTGCTATTTCAGCACTGGCTTATCCCCTCATGGATACCCTGCGCGTATTTATTATCCGTGCGGTAAAAGGCCAATCTCCTTTTAATGCAGATCGCAATCATATTCACCA is a genomic window of Sphingobacteriaceae bacterium containing:
- a CDS encoding undecaprenyl-phosphate alpha-N-acetylglucosaminyl 1-phosphate transferase, producing the protein MAALILVFLTSFIVVLYSTPALIKVAVLKRLIDTPSEERKIHKRSVPTIGGIIIYAGTLFAYALWYNVPEGAYYDTIFKSINEFKLIIATSLILFFVGVKDDIIGTAPVKKLFAHIVVALILVLMGDIRITGLHGIFGVSGIPYWGSVFISIFTYVVVVNAFNLIDGVDGLAAGVGFLSSCAFGIWFIFANEFAYAALCFALAGALTGFLIFNFSPAKIFMGDSGSLVIGMFICVLAIKMIEYPIDQIDGFWVHVSKPVFAISALAYPLMDTLRVFIIRAVKGQSPFNADRNHIHHKLIDCDYSHVKTVIIIYTFSVVTVGAAILTYYLNAPTYSLLTVVGIGALFLLIVINLNKRKMSLKQTASPEL